Proteins encoded within one genomic window of Pongo pygmaeus isolate AG05252 chromosome 18, NHGRI_mPonPyg2-v2.0_pri, whole genome shotgun sequence:
- the APRT gene encoding adenine phosphoribosyltransferase — protein sequence MLPARGAPSRGSPAPHPRSALRGMPRPSWQARQSPRRRARAATSSSHAAMADSELQLVEQRIRSFPDFPTPGVVFRDISPVLKDPASFRAAIGLLARHLKATHGGRIDYIAGIDSRGFLFGPSLAQELGLGCVLIRKRGKLPGPTVWASYSLEYGKAELEIQKDALEPGQRVVVVDDLLATGGTMNAACELLGHLQAEVLECMSLVELTSLKGREKLAPVPFFSLLQYE from the exons ATGCTTCCGGCGAGGGGCGCCCCTTCCCGCGGAAGCCCCGCCCCTCACCCACGCTCCGCCCTCCGGGGAATGCCCCGCCCCTCGTGGCAGGCCCGCCAGTCCCCGCGCAGGCGCGCTCGGGCTGCCACTAGCTCCTCGCACGCGGCCATGGCGGACTCCGAGCTGCAGCTGGTTGAGCAGCGGATCCGCAGCTTCCCCGACTTCCCCACCCCAGGCGTGGTATTCAG GGACATCTCGCCCGTCCTGAAGGACCCCGCCTCCTTCCGCGCCGCCATCGGCCTCCTGGCGCGACACCTGAAGGCGACCCACGGGGGCCGCATCGACTACATCGCAG GCATAGACTCCCGAGGCTTCCTCTTTGGCCCCTCCCTGGCCCAGGAGCTTGGACTGGGCTGTGTGCTCATCCGAAAGCGGGGGAAGCTGCCAGGCCCCACTGTGTGGGCCTCCTATTCCCTGGAGTACGGGAAG GCTGAGCTGGAGATCCAGAAAGACGCCCTGGAGCCAGGACAGAGGGTGGTCGTGGTGGATGATCTGCTGGCCACTGGTG GAACCATGAACGCCGCCTGTGAGCTGCTGGGGCACCTGCAGGCTGAGGTCCTGGAGTGCATGAGCCTGGTGGAGCTGACCTCGCTTAAGGGCAGGGAGAAGCTGGCACCTGTacccttcttctctctcctgcagtATGAGTGA